The uncultured Methanobrevibacter sp. DNA window TCCTCGTGATTTTACTTATTTGCTGAACATTTATTATCATAAGAATTGTTCACAAAGAGAACTTGCCGACTTGTTAATAGTCTCAGAAGCCAATGCAGGCCAAATTATTAGACGTCTGGAGAAAAACAAGCTGGTTACAAGAGATTTTGATGAAAAAAATAAAAGCAGAAGAATAATCAACCTAACAAATGAAGGCACACACCTTGTTTTATCCTTATTAGATGCCGCCAAAAAATGGGAATCAAAATTTTTTGAAAGATATGCACCTGAAGATAAAGAGAAATTCAAAACAATGATTTCAGATTATTATCAGTTATCCGTTAATGACAAATAATCATCAGAGACAATAGCTAATTTTTAAACTGTTTAAAAACTATTATTCATTATTCATTCCCAACTGACAGTAATTATCTTAGAAAATAATATACACATGAATTTAAACTTTTTTTGTTGTTTATATCCATACAATTAAGTAATTTTAAAATTACCTATTATTTTTAACCGATAATCTCACAACTATTAATATGGCTAAAAAAATAATTATTTTAAACGGAAGTCCAAGAAAAAAAGGAAATACCTCTTCAATTACAGCAGAGTTCATTAAAGGTGCAACAGAAGCCGGAAACGAAGTTGAAGAATTCATGCTTTCATCAATGAAAATTAACGGATGCATAGGCTGCTGGAAAGGAGGAAAAAATATCGAACACCCATGTGCACAAAAGGACGATATGGATGAAATATATCCAAAATATGTCGATGCTGATATCGTGGTTTTAGCATCTCCATTATATTACTGGAACATTTCAGGATTTCTTAAGAACGCTTTTGACCGCTTGTTTGCCGTTGCAGAATGTGACAATTATAAAAATCCAGTAAAAGACAGTATTCTTATTATGGCTGCAGAAGGTAGTGGATTTGAAGAAAGCGAGTTATGGTATGACAATTTAGAAAAACATATGGGATGGAAAAGTATCGCCAAAATCTTATGCAGTCATGTAACACAGCCAGGAGATAGCGAAGGAAAACCTGAATTAAAACAAGCATACGAGCTTGGAAAATCAATTAACTAAAAAAAAACATAGATTCCCTATGTTTTTTAACTTTTTTTAACAATAAATTTCTATTCATTAACCGCAAATTTGTGGATGAATCACTAATTCAATGAATCATTCAAAAAAAAAAGTTCACTCGGAAGCAAGAATAATTAAACTTGCTCCGATCAATGTTGAGATTTAATTATTATCTTTTTTATAGTCTATAATCGCAAATATCCTTTTGAGACTTGATAATGAATTTTCAATAGATGCTGTTGAGCTACTTATTTTTTTAATAGGTTTATTAAATAACTTTGCATACATGATAATCGCCAATAGGGTTCCTAACTGGATTTCATTAGTTGCAAACAAGGAAATTCCGACAATATAAACACTAATATTAGTTACATTTGTTAATAATTCTGTCATAGGCACCATAAAATTAGTGATGTTTTTGGATTTAGAATAATAGTCAATTACAGTTTGATTGATTTTTTTAAATCCTTTTTCATGGAAGGCATCACGATTCGCGAGACCTCTTTCAAAATAGCTCATCATTCGTCCTAAATGCTTTTGATGATTCTCATAATGCTTTTTAGATTTATAATCACATATATAAAAGCTAGCAATATATAGTAGGAATGCAAACAGATACACTAAGCCCAATCTAATGTCTATTAAAAATATTAATACAAGTACAAGGATTATTGATATGAATTGCGCATAAATATCAGTTAATTTGGAAGAGACAAACTCTCTGAGGTTCATCACATCGTTGTTTAATCTGGAAAAGAAAAGGCCCTTTGAATTTTCTTTAATGTTTTCAGAACCGACAGCATCAATCTTGTCAAATAATTTCATTCTTAAATCATATGCTACTTTTTCACCGATAGGACCCATAATCCTTCTTGGAGCCAATTTAAACAGATATGCCCCTGAGTATAATGCAATCAACAGGACAATATTTGTGTAGATAGCAGTATCGTTAGATGAATCGAAATTAGAAATCAATAAATCAATAGTTGTTCCTGCAATTTTAGGGGCATTAACCATACACAGGGTAGATACGGTAAGTAAAATCACTGACATTATTATCTTGACCTTATCCTCTTTCAATATGGTCATGAATTTATTGATGAGATCATCTCTTTTAGCCCATCCGCCGTCGTCTCCATCAGCAAGATCTTCCTCAACAATTTCTATTGGTTCTGGAGCAATATCAGTGTTTTTGGATTTTATTGTTTTATCTTCCAGATTCAATACTTCCTCTAAACGCACAGAAGTGGCGTATGCACGTGGCCACCTATCAATTAATGCAGGAATATGTGCCAAGGTAGTGATGAAGAAGGCAATATATACTGTAATAATCACTGAATCAATTACATAGTCAGTTTCAAAGCCAATTGTAAATCCGGAATTAACCAATCCCAATACTATCAGAATAAAGACATATAACGCCCACATCAACACAGGACCAATGTAATATTGACTAAAAATATACTTAACGTTTTTATCATAGGAATTATCACATGCCTCATCAAATTCAGCTTCATACTCCTGTTTTTTAAATGGAATCCTGTCAGAGATATTGCTAACTTTGGTGAGGAATAACAGGTTTAGTTTTCCGTATGTCTTTTTAGCTCTGAAAAATATTTCTACAACTTTTTTCATTTTCCAAATTACAATTGCAGAAATAACGCCAATAAAACCTAAGAAGAATATCGCAAAAGTCGTATCGATCAATGCTATTTCATATACAATTGCTATGAATGTAACAGGAATCAGTATGAAATCTTCGAGTATCATCACTATAAAACCCTGTTCTGATGACACACCCCTGGTTGACCGTGTAACTAACCCTGAAACCTTAAATTTATCAATTTCCACTTTAGGCAGGTTCATTAGAATATGAAATATTTTCTCACGAAGTATATATGCAGCATTTGAAGCCACTCTTGTCGTGCAAAAAGAAACTGCATAAATTGAAATCATTGAAAAGGCCGTATACATTAACATGTATAATCCAGACCTTAAAAGCAAATCTACATTCTGCTTTTTAACTCCGGTCAAAGCATCACTGAACAACTCGATTATCTGCATTTGAAAGAATGTATGAATTGCTATCAATGCAATAATAATCAAAATTGTTTTCCATTGGGGTTTTAATGAAACACTCAAAAACTTTCTCATAATATTATTTTAGTTTTTAAATAATATATATTCTCATTTATACACATGAAATATGAAAATCAAATATTCTATATGAATCAAAAAGAAAAAATTAAATCACTACATTATATTCATTGTGAATCAATATCTAAGTTCACAACCTACTTTACAACATCACCA harbors:
- a CDS encoding MarR family winged helix-turn-helix transcriptional regulator, whose amino-acid sequence is MTPRDFTYLLNIYYHKNCSQRELADLLIVSEANAGQIIRRLEKNKLVTRDFDEKNKSRRIINLTNEGTHLVLSLLDAAKKWESKFFERYAPEDKEKFKTMISDYYQLSVNDK
- a CDS encoding flavodoxin family protein, which gives rise to MAKKIIILNGSPRKKGNTSSITAEFIKGATEAGNEVEEFMLSSMKINGCIGCWKGGKNIEHPCAQKDDMDEIYPKYVDADIVVLASPLYYWNISGFLKNAFDRLFAVAECDNYKNPVKDSILIMAAEGSGFEESELWYDNLEKHMGWKSIAKILCSHVTQPGDSEGKPELKQAYELGKSIN
- a CDS encoding ABC transporter transmembrane domain-containing protein; its protein translation is MIIIALIAIHTFFQMQIIELFSDALTGVKKQNVDLLLRSGLYMLMYTAFSMISIYAVSFCTTRVASNAAYILREKIFHILMNLPKVEIDKFKVSGLVTRSTRGVSSEQGFIVMILEDFILIPVTFIAIVYEIALIDTTFAIFFLGFIGVISAIVIWKMKKVVEIFFRAKKTYGKLNLLFLTKVSNISDRIPFKKQEYEAEFDEACDNSYDKNVKYIFSQYYIGPVLMWALYVFILIVLGLVNSGFTIGFETDYVIDSVIITVYIAFFITTLAHIPALIDRWPRAYATSVRLEEVLNLEDKTIKSKNTDIAPEPIEIVEEDLADGDDGGWAKRDDLINKFMTILKEDKVKIIMSVILLTVSTLCMVNAPKIAGTTIDLLISNFDSSNDTAIYTNIVLLIALYSGAYLFKLAPRRIMGPIGEKVAYDLRMKLFDKIDAVGSENIKENSKGLFFSRLNNDVMNLREFVSSKLTDIYAQFISIILVLVLIFLIDIRLGLVYLFAFLLYIASFYICDYKSKKHYENHQKHLGRMMSYFERGLANRDAFHEKGFKKINQTVIDYYSKSKNITNFMVPMTELLTNVTNISVYIVGISLFATNEIQLGTLLAIIMYAKLFNKPIKKISSSTASIENSLSSLKRIFAIIDYKKDNN